A section of the Pochonia chlamydosporia 170 chromosome 2, whole genome shotgun sequence genome encodes:
- a CDS encoding ankyrin repeat-containing protein (similar to Talaromyces marneffei ATCC 18224 XP_002147192.1), giving the protein MPSPPLEEFHIGWICALPIEVAAAKEILDENFGILEEQDSSDTNSYTLGRIGKHNVVIASLGQYGVVSGATVAVNMMRTFSRSLRIGLMVGVGAGIPSISHDIRLGDVVVSYPDKTCGGVLQYDTGKIVDDGKLLRTGSLNSPPRSLLTAVTNMRAAALTDNPSYPQHIEKAIQRNGRTLRTFGRPDASTDRLFQMGYAHPAPEATLTCEACPKEWEETRKAREELDPQIHYGIIASGNAVVKHAASRQRLRQETGALCCEMEAAGLMQDFPCIVIRGICDYADSHKNKQWQGYAALVAASYAKELLSYVPAAAVRRENLAAEKCNEIIDELKEVNKSLGIAALQQYGYHRENMVLALSKEQQECHRAFKTSTYEQYKNINPNRAEGTCRWILESSQYRSWLESSSHDLLWISADPGCGKSVLAKSLVDEDLMASTPAPVSVCYFFFKDNDEQNNLAIALCAILHQLFGIQPDLLRHALPSWRKNSTRIQKEVSELWRILEAIIADAAFPDTVCVLDALDECRPSDRIQLIRKLESFYSQSRLMSRQNWFKFLITCRPYNEIQEGFRAVTQLCPHIHIRGEAENDQIHEEISLVVKIQVAELSESLRLPFNIQKRLEEQLLLMEHRTYLWLYLAMDDIRTVFRHSLQPEEESIQLIPNSVSAAYAKILRRVPLDKVSDVRTILQIIVAARRPLTIREMAMALGIAKMSSSQCSQSPSRVGLNLDGLDEKIRQLCGLFVFINNSKIYLIHQTAREFLTDIASRSDDLDWSFKRSETDRLMGVICVKYLLLTGTVDDSSQNNVDVHRLEQDADSGGSDKTDRHIFLDYAAKNWCLHLREGCVGSDDAIVPLAAKLCDPTSKANMVWFKVYQRTRSHIMTPGACTSLVLAAYFGHTAVVRLLLHQGADTESRDAKYGWTPLWWATVNRYAAVISLLLDNGANTEPKDRDHGLTPLLLASKQGQLAIVKLLLDKGADINSKDSKYGRTALSWAVMNGYTSIVELLLNTGAKVNMKDCDQGQTPLSLAAAKGSEAIVKLILGVAEVHVDTKDQNGETPLSWAASNGHHAVAELLIDTGNADVNVKGAYLRTPLLLAACNGHIAMAKLLLDKGNADINAADEGGCTPLSLAAQNGNVDIVQLLLNTGGVNVNAKDTFGGTALSRAAENGHPAVLKLLLDTGNIDIDSKDVNGWTALWWAAENTHEAIVEQLLHTGKAHADVKDAYGRTPLWWAAQNGHAAIVKLLLGVGGADVNAKDVYGRIPLWGAARNGHEAVVKLLLDTDMVDINAEDADGRTPLWAAKNRHEAVVKLLCDGGTANSTPNSRDIWTPIWDTAGRHYQSQITWAVRNGFEALVRSTLPRVRTRDINMLVDGGGTMLWWAARNGHEAVVKLFLRIDNADVNAIGKYGGTPLYWAARNGHEMVVKLLLDTQKADIDAKDVEGRTAHWWAVENGHGAVVKLLQSNRSFFRVDTS; this is encoded by the exons ATGCCGTCGCCGCCCCTGGAAGAATTCCACATTGGTTGGATTTGTGCCTTGCCAATCGAGGTCGCTGCAGCCAAAGAGATTCTGGATGAAAACTTCGGCATTCTAGAAGAGCAAGATAGCTCAGATACAAACTCATACACTTTGGGGCGAATTGGCAAACACAATGTCGTTATTGCCAGCCTGGGACAGTATGGCGTCGTTTCGGGAGCAACTGTGGCCGTCAATATGATGCGAACATTCTCTCGGTCATTGCGCATTGGATTGATGGTTGGCGTTGGAGCAGGCATCCCCTCCATCAGCCATGACATACGATTGGGAGACGTAGTCGTCAGCTACCCGGATAAAACTTGTGGAGGCGTGCTTCAATATGACACTGGGAAAATTGTCGACGACGGCAAGCTTCTGCGAACTGGCTCTTTGAATAGCCCGCCGCGATCTCTGTTGACGGCTGTTACGAACATGAGGGCTGCTGCGTTGACGGATAATCCAAGCTACCCACAGCACATCGAGAAAGCGATCCAGCGGAATGGACGGACGTTGAGGACCTTTGGTCGGCCAGATGCATCTACAGACCGACTGTTCCAGATGGGATATGCTCACCCTGCGCCAGAAGCAACATTAACCTGTGAGGCGTGCCCAAAGGAATGGGAAGAGACACGAAAGGCACGAGAAGAATTGGATCCTCAAATACACTACGGCATTATCGCATCGGGAAATGCGGTAGTAAAACATGCCGCGTCAAGACAGAGACTTCGTCAAGAAACAGGGGCATTATGTTGTGAGATGGAAGCCGCGGGTCTGATGCAAGATTTTCCTTGCATAGTCATCCGAGGGATCTGTGACTATGCTGACTCCCATAAAAATAAGCAGTGGCAAGGATACGCAGCGTTGGTGGCGGCCTCGTATGCCAAAGAGTTACTCTCCTATGTGCCTGCCGCTGCGGTACGCCGTGAGAACTTGGCTGCAGAGAAATGCA ACGAAATCATCGACGAGCTTAAAGAAGTTAATAAGAGTCTTGGAATCGCTGCGCTCCAACAGTATGGATATCACCGCGAAAACATGGTACTGGCCTTGAGTAAGGAACAGCAGGAGTGTCACCGCGCATTCAAAACATCCACATATGAGCAGTACAAAAACATCAATCCCAATCGCGCAGAAGGGACGTGTCGATGGATCCTTGAGAGCAGTCAATACCGTTCTTGGCTGGAAAGCAGCAGCCACGACCTTCTATGGATATCGGCTGACCCGGGATGCGGCAAATCAGTGCTTGCAAAGTCCCTCGTCGATGAGGACCTCATGGCATCAACCCCTGCTCCAGTTTCAGTCTGCTACTTTTTCTTCAAAGATAATGATGAGCAGAATAATCTTGCAATAGCCCTCTGTGCCATACTTCATCAATTATTTGGGATACAGCCGGATTTGCTACGTCATGCATTACCGTCTTGGCGAAAGAACAGTACAAGAATACAGAAGGAGGTTAGCGAACTGTGGCGAATTCTTGAAGCCATAATAGCGGACGCAGCATTTCCTGATACAGTTTGTGTCCTGGACGCATTGGATGAATGCCGACCTAGTGATCGAATCCAGCTAATACGGAAGCTTGAGTCGTTTTACTCTCAAAGTCGTTTGATGAGTAGACAAAACTGGTTCAAGTTTCTTATTACTTGTCGACCGTATAACGAGATTCAAGAGGGATTCCGCGCAGTCACACAATTATGTCCCCATATTCACATCCGTGGGGAAGCAGAAAATGACCAAATCCACGAAGAAATCAGCCTGGTCGTGAAAATTCAGGTGGCAGAGCTCAGCGAGAGCCTTCGTCTACCATTCAACATCCAAAAACGGCTAGAAGAGCAGCTTCTACTAATGGAACATCGTACCTATCTGTGGCTGTACTTGGCTATGGACGATATCCGCACAGTTTTTCGACACAGCCTTCAGCCCGAGGAGGAATCGATTCAGCTGATCCCCAATTCTGTGAGCGCCGCATATGCCAAAATCTTGCGTCGGGTACCATTGGATAAAGTTTCGGATGTAAGAACAATCCTCCAAATTATAGTTGCAGCTCGTCGGCCCTTGACAATCCGGgaaatggccatggcccttgGAATAGCGAAAATGTCTAGTTCTCAGTGCTCTCAATCTCCGTCCAGGGTTGGACTAAATCTCGATGGATTGGACGAGAAGATTCGTCAATTATGTGggctttttgttttcattAATAATTCGAAAATCTATCTAATTCACCAGACGGCACGAGAATTTCTGACTGACATCGCCTCGAGGAGTGACGACCTAGATTGGTCGTTCAAGCGCAGCGAAACCGACAGACTAATGGGGGTCATCTGTGTTAAATACTTATTATTGACAGGCACAGTCGACGACTCTTCTCAAAACAACGTGGACGTCCACAGACTAGAGCAAGACGCTGATTCGGGAGGTAGCGACAAGACTGACAGGCACATTTTCCTAGATTATGCGGCAAAGAATTGGTGTCTCCATTTGCGCGAGGGCTGCGTTGGCAGCGATGATGCAATAGTTCCTCTCGCTGCGAAACTTTGTGATCCAACTTCAAAAGCCAACATGGTGTGGTTTAAAGTTTATCAAAGGACTAGGTCACATATTATGACTCCCGGGGCCTGcacaagtctggtgctggcggcaTACTTTGGACATACGGCGGTGGTTAGACTACTCCTTCACCAGGGAGCTGACACTGAGTCCAGAGATGCAAAGTACGGCTGGACGCCGCTGTGGTGGGCAACCGTGAACAGATATGCGGCCGTCATCAGCTTGCTGCTCGACAACGGGGCGAATACAGAGCCGAAAGACAGAGACCATGGCCTGACACCACTCTTGCTGGCTTCTAAGCAAGGACAGCTGGCTATCGTGAAGCTCCTTCTTGACAAAGGTGCGGACATTAACTCAAAGGACTCTAAATACGGTCGAACAGCTCTTTCATGGGCAGTGATGAATGGATATACCTCAATCGTCGAGCTGCTTCTAAATACAGgggccaaagtcaacatgaAAGACTGCGACCAAGGTCAAACGCCACTTTCACTGGCCGCTGCCAAGGGTTCTGAGGCTATTGTAAAGCTGATTCTTGGTGTGGCAGAAGTTCATGTTGATACCAAAGATCAGAATGGCGAAACGCCGCTGTCGTGGGCTGCTTCGAACGGGCATCATGCTGTGGCCGAACTACTCATTGATACAGGCAACGCTGACGTCAATGTGAAGGGTGCCTACCTTCGAACGCCGCTTTTATTAGCAGCTTGTAACGGACATATTGCAATGGCCAAGCTACTTCTAGACAAGGGAAACGCCGACATAAACGCTGCAGATGAGGGCGGCTGTACACCCCTTTCGTTGGCCGCTCAAAATGGAAACGTGGACAtagtccagcttcttctaAATACCGGCGGAGTAAATGTCAACGCAAAAGACACCTTTGGGGGAACCGCCTTATCACGTGCAGCGGAAAATGGCCATCCGGCCGTATTGAAGTTGCTCCTTGACACTGGAAATATCGACATTGATTCCAAAGATGTCAACGGTTGGACTGCCCTCTGGTGGGCTGCGGAGAATACACatgaagccattgttgaaCAACTGCTCCACACGGGAAAGGCTCACGCCGATGTAAAGGATGCGTATGGCCGAACGCCTCTCTGGTGGGCTGCTCAAAACGGACATGCAGCAATCGTCAAACTGCTGCTAGGAGTGGGCGGCGCCGACGTCAATGCCAAGGATGTCTATGGCCGCATCCCGCTCTGGGGGGCAGCGCGAAACGGCCATGAAGCTGTGGTAAAGCTCCTTCTCGACACGGACATGGTTGATATCAATGCAgaggatgctgatggcaggACACCACTCTGGGCTGCCAAGAATAGGCATGAGGCTGTGGTCAAACTGCTTTGCGACGGTGGTACGGCTAACAGCACACCAAACAGTCGGGACATTTGGACGCCTATTTGGGATACAGCAGGACGTCACTATCAATCACAGATCACATGGGCTGTGCGGAACGGATTTGAGGCTCTGGTACGGTCGACCCTGCCTCGCGTGCGAACACGCGATATTAACATGCTGGTTGATGGCGGTGGAACAATGCTGTGGTGGGCAGCGCGCAACGGACACGAGGCCGTAGTTAAACTGTTTCTCCGCATAGATAATGCTGACGTTAATGCAATAGGCAAGTATGGGGGGACACCGCTTTACTGGGCTGCCCGGAATGGGCACGAGATGGTGGTTAAGCTGCTTCTCGATACACAGAAAGCCGATATTGATGCAAAGGATGTTGAGGGCCGGACAGCGCACTGGTGGGCTGTTGAGAATGGGCACGGGGCGGTGGTTAAGCTTCTGCAGAGTAACCGATCCTTTTTTCGCGTCGATACGTCTTGA